In Gemmatimonadaceae bacterium, the following are encoded in one genomic region:
- a CDS encoding serine hydrolase: MALNARALVALVALSTLAACAPHRAPATWTNPHAAEPIGTVRQMYDGTLSAELAVTTFRNIDRLFPSRVVARSPTATPLPAGTPLTAPVLCSAGSQVVSLDEYVRVNRVSGLLVLKDGRVVLERYAFGNTPRTHWMSMSIAKSVTSTLIGIALAEGRIASLDDSVTRYVPSLAGSAYAGVSVRQVLMMASGVRWNETYTDSSSDRRHLLEAQVAQRPGDALALMGSLPRAATPGTVWNYSTGETLVAGEIVRGAVGVPLADYLGEKLWKPLGMESEATWWLDSPDGHEIAGSGLTATLRDYARFGQFVLDDGVIGGRRIVPAGWFAEAGSPKSLPNGRTQPYGYMWWPVAAPAGSVHEGAFSAQGIFGQYLYVNPRDRVVIAQWSAQVKPSGGEVIDPDACFGAITAALRPGR; encoded by the coding sequence ATGGCCCTGAACGCCCGCGCGCTCGTCGCGCTCGTCGCGCTCTCCACGCTCGCCGCCTGTGCACCGCACCGCGCGCCTGCCACCTGGACCAACCCCCACGCCGCCGAACCCATCGGCACCGTGCGGCAGATGTACGATGGCACGCTGTCGGCCGAGCTCGCTGTCACGACCTTCCGCAACATCGACCGCCTCTTCCCCAGTCGCGTCGTCGCCCGGTCGCCCACCGCCACGCCGCTCCCCGCCGGCACGCCCCTCACCGCACCGGTCCTGTGCAGCGCCGGCAGCCAGGTGGTCTCGCTGGACGAGTACGTCCGCGTCAACCGAGTCAGCGGGCTGCTGGTGCTGAAGGACGGGCGCGTGGTGCTGGAGCGGTACGCATTCGGCAACACCCCGCGCACTCACTGGATGTCGATGTCCATTGCGAAGTCGGTCACCTCGACGCTGATCGGGATCGCGCTGGCCGAGGGCCGGATCGCGAGCCTCGACGACTCGGTGACACGCTACGTGCCGAGCCTGGCCGGCAGCGCGTACGCCGGTGTCAGCGTGCGACAGGTGCTGATGATGGCGTCGGGTGTGCGCTGGAACGAGACGTACACCGACTCCAGCTCCGACCGGCGCCACCTGCTCGAGGCGCAGGTGGCGCAGCGGCCCGGTGACGCCCTCGCCCTGATGGGGTCCCTGCCGCGCGCCGCGACTCCCGGCACGGTCTGGAACTACAGCACGGGCGAGACACTGGTGGCGGGCGAGATCGTGCGTGGCGCCGTGGGTGTGCCGCTCGCCGACTACCTCGGTGAGAAGCTCTGGAAGCCACTCGGCATGGAGAGTGAGGCGACCTGGTGGCTGGATTCGCCGGATGGCCACGAGATCGCGGGCAGCGGACTCACGGCCACGCTGCGCGACTACGCGCGGTTCGGCCAGTTCGTGCTGGACGATGGGGTGATCGGTGGTCGTCGCATCGTACCGGCGGGATGGTTTGCCGAGGCGGGGTCACCGAAGTCGCTGCCGAACGGCCGGACCCAGCCGTACGGCTACATGTGGTGGCCCGTGGCGGCGCCGGCGGGAAGCGTGCACGAGGGGGCCTTCAGCGCGCAGGGCATCTTCGGCCAGTACCTGTATGTCAATCCGCGGGACCGGGTGGTGATCGCGCAGTGGAGCGCCCAGGTGAAGCCGTCGGGGGGCGAGGTGATCGATCCCGATGCCTGCTTCGGCGCCATCACGGCCGCGCTGCGCCCGGGGCGCTGA
- a CDS encoding carbon-nitrogen hydrolase family protein yields the protein MPTATIALANLAIPASRDAAITAAVASIAGAGRAGALVLCFPECFIPGYRWPDGSLPAPDQAFLDTAWAAVGTAARDANVTVILGTERITPAGLQISAAVFGPDGSLLGWQDKGQLDPGEEWQYPAYGGERHVFTAGPLTFGIVICHEGWRYPETVRWAARRGAQVVFHPHAAVAEPGSYRPTTFGDPANSFHESAVRCRAAENTIWFASVNCASEGSPTTSAIARPDGTLHAWQPYGQAGLLIADIDLSLATGLLASRCRTSPM from the coding sequence ATGCCCACCGCAACGATCGCCCTCGCCAACCTCGCCATCCCCGCCTCCCGCGATGCTGCCATCACCGCTGCCGTCGCGTCCATCGCCGGGGCCGGACGCGCGGGCGCCCTGGTGCTCTGTTTCCCCGAGTGCTTCATCCCCGGCTACCGCTGGCCTGACGGCTCCCTCCCCGCCCCCGACCAGGCCTTCCTCGACACCGCCTGGGCCGCAGTCGGCACTGCCGCCCGCGATGCCAACGTCACCGTCATCCTCGGCACCGAGCGCATCACGCCGGCCGGCCTCCAGATCAGCGCCGCCGTCTTCGGCCCGGACGGCTCGCTGCTCGGCTGGCAGGACAAGGGACAGCTCGACCCGGGCGAGGAGTGGCAGTACCCGGCCTACGGCGGCGAACGCCACGTCTTCACCGCCGGTCCGCTGACCTTCGGCATCGTCATCTGCCACGAGGGCTGGCGCTACCCGGAGACCGTGCGCTGGGCGGCGCGGCGCGGGGCGCAGGTGGTCTTCCACCCGCACGCGGCGGTCGCGGAGCCGGGCTCGTATCGCCCCACGACCTTCGGCGACCCGGCCAACTCGTTCCACGAGTCCGCCGTGCGCTGTCGCGCAGCCGAGAACACGATCTGGTTCGCGTCGGTGAACTGTGCCAGCGAAGGGTCGCCGACGACGTCGGCGATCGCGCGGCCGGATGGGACGTTGCACGCATGGCAGCCGTATGGGCAGGCCGGGCTCCTGATTGCGGACATCGACCTGAGCCTGGCCACGGGGTTGCTGGCGTCGCGCTGCCGAACGTCACCGATGTAG
- a CDS encoding glycosyl hydrolase, which yields MFSPRPLFLLALPLAAALSAVLPGHLPRDAAPAATAAALPDSALLAGYRWRNIGPDRGGRSIASSGVRGRPNEAYFGATGGGLWKTTDGGETWAPITDGQVRSASVGAVAVSETNPDLVFIGMGETAIRGNIMPGDGVYRSQDAGKTWKHVGFSESHGISKIRIHPTNPAIVFVASFGKYSVPSPERGVFKSTDGGTTWKKVLFRDEKTGAIDIAFDRANPNVMYAALWEAYRKEYQMSSGGPGSGLFKSTDGGETWTEITRNPGLPPGLIGRIGVATTAANSNRVYALVENDSGGLFKSDDAGATWTPMNYSRSIRQRAFYYTHLFADQKNADVVYAQNTSIFRSTDAGKTLTAIDGGSHGDWHDLWVDPDDPAHLVAANDGGGTVTRNTGGKWTDQDFPTEQWYHVITTTHIPFHVCGSQQDNSTLCTPYNWNLGAFTAQQAARAAGTDTGAMRRLDSDLTAGGMAVSYMAGGGEPGYIAPDPRNPDLFYSGTNNGAYLDKFDRRTGQAREVNPYPWFYSGEPSKEIRERWQWTYPIIFSPIDKRSLYVSSQRLWRTMDGGKTWAALSGDLTRHDPITQEKSGGPITGDMNGPEVYGTIFSVAPGKKDINVIWTGSDDGLVHVTQNGGRTWTNITPKDMPDFGRVSQIDASNFAPGTAYMSVRKPLLNDFSPYIWKTTDYGRTWTKIVTGIRADAYVHAVREDPTRKGLLYAGTQHGVYISYDDGANWTSLMLNMPDVPVSDVIVEANELVISSHGRGFWVLDNITPLRQATPQVLASEVHVFTPPPGYRSGAGLTISYFLKSGTKNATLEILDSTGAVLRTMQADTSSGTGPRPRGRRRGGDASIPARAGLNRFEWDLRTQGIVSFPGMILWGAGTAGPAVPPGRYTARLTADNRVATAPLVVKRNPWITDVTDADLAAQYQFGRRVRDKATEANRAVIAVRNMKAQLADRQKKAADDAALKAAGATLVTNASVVEDSVYQVRNQSGQDPLNFPIRVNNRLATLLSMAERGDGRPTTNMPEIFGILTTQLGRYTTRLNQIWATDLAAVNRELTRLRLAPIDPECAKAEGCTATP from the coding sequence ATGTTCTCGCCGCGCCCGCTGTTCCTGCTCGCGCTCCCGCTCGCTGCCGCGCTGTCGGCGGTGCTGCCGGGGCACCTCCCCCGCGATGCCGCGCCGGCCGCGACGGCCGCTGCCCTGCCGGACAGCGCACTCCTCGCGGGGTACCGCTGGCGCAACATCGGCCCCGACCGTGGCGGCCGATCGATCGCGTCGAGTGGCGTGCGCGGGCGGCCGAACGAGGCCTACTTCGGCGCCACCGGCGGCGGGCTGTGGAAGACCACCGACGGCGGCGAGACCTGGGCACCGATCACCGACGGCCAGGTCCGCAGCGCCTCGGTCGGCGCGGTGGCGGTGAGCGAGACGAATCCCGACCTCGTGTTCATCGGGATGGGTGAGACCGCCATCCGCGGCAACATCATGCCCGGCGATGGCGTCTACCGCAGCCAGGACGCCGGCAAGACCTGGAAGCATGTCGGGTTCTCCGAGTCACACGGCATCTCGAAGATCCGCATCCACCCGACCAACCCCGCCATCGTTTTCGTCGCGAGCTTCGGCAAGTACAGCGTGCCGAGTCCCGAGCGTGGCGTCTTCAAGAGCACCGATGGTGGCACCACCTGGAAGAAGGTGCTGTTCCGCGATGAGAAGACCGGTGCCATCGACATCGCCTTCGACCGCGCGAATCCGAACGTCATGTACGCCGCGCTGTGGGAGGCGTACCGGAAGGAATACCAGATGTCGAGCGGCGGGCCGGGCAGCGGGCTGTTCAAGAGCACCGACGGCGGCGAGACCTGGACCGAGATCACGCGCAATCCCGGCCTGCCGCCCGGCCTCATCGGCCGCATCGGCGTGGCGACCACCGCGGCGAACTCCAACCGGGTGTACGCGCTGGTGGAGAACGACAGCGGCGGCCTGTTCAAGAGCGACGATGCCGGCGCGACCTGGACGCCGATGAACTACAGCCGCAGCATCCGGCAGCGCGCGTTCTACTACACGCACCTCTTCGCCGACCAGAAGAACGCCGACGTGGTGTACGCGCAGAACACGTCGATCTTCCGCTCCACCGATGCCGGCAAGACGCTCACGGCGATCGACGGCGGGTCACATGGCGACTGGCACGACCTGTGGGTCGATCCCGATGACCCGGCGCACCTCGTGGCCGCGAACGACGGCGGCGGCACGGTGACGCGCAACACCGGCGGCAAGTGGACCGACCAGGACTTCCCGACCGAGCAGTGGTACCACGTCATCACGACCACCCACATCCCGTTCCACGTCTGCGGGTCGCAGCAGGACAACTCCACGCTCTGCACGCCCTACAACTGGAACCTCGGCGCGTTCACCGCGCAGCAGGCGGCGCGTGCGGCCGGGACGGACACAGGTGCGATGCGCCGGTTGGACTCCGACCTCACCGCCGGCGGCATGGCGGTGTCGTACATGGCCGGTGGTGGTGAGCCGGGCTACATCGCCCCCGATCCGCGCAACCCCGACCTGTTCTACTCCGGCACCAACAACGGCGCCTACCTCGACAAGTTCGACCGGCGCACCGGGCAGGCGCGCGAAGTGAACCCGTACCCGTGGTTCTACTCCGGCGAGCCGTCGAAGGAGATCCGCGAGCGCTGGCAGTGGACGTACCCGATCATCTTCTCACCGATCGACAAGCGCTCGCTCTACGTGTCGTCGCAGCGCCTGTGGCGCACGATGGACGGCGGCAAGACGTGGGCCGCCCTCAGCGGCGACCTCACGCGGCACGACCCGATCACGCAGGAGAAGTCGGGCGGCCCGATCACGGGTGACATGAACGGCCCCGAGGTCTACGGCACAATCTTCTCCGTGGCGCCGGGCAAGAAGGACATCAATGTCATCTGGACCGGCAGTGACGACGGCCTCGTGCACGTGACGCAGAACGGCGGCCGCACCTGGACCAACATCACGCCGAAGGACATGCCCGACTTCGGGCGCGTGAGCCAGATCGACGCCAGCAACTTCGCGCCGGGCACGGCCTACATGTCGGTGCGCAAGCCGCTGCTGAACGACTTCTCGCCGTACATCTGGAAGACCACCGATTACGGCCGCACCTGGACGAAGATCGTGACCGGGATCCGCGCCGACGCCTACGTGCATGCCGTGCGCGAGGATCCCACGCGCAAGGGGTTGCTCTACGCCGGCACGCAGCATGGCGTGTACATCTCGTATGACGACGGCGCGAACTGGACGTCGCTGATGCTCAACATGCCGGACGTGCCGGTGTCGGACGTGATCGTCGAGGCGAACGAGCTGGTCATCTCGTCACACGGGCGTGGCTTCTGGGTGCTGGACAACATCACGCCGCTGCGCCAGGCGACGCCGCAGGTGCTGGCGTCCGAAGTGCACGTCTTCACGCCGCCACCGGGCTACCGGTCGGGTGCGGGGCTCACGATCAGCTACTTCCTGAAGTCTGGCACCAAGAACGCCACCCTCGAGATCCTCGACTCGACGGGCGCCGTGTTGCGCACGATGCAGGCCGACACCAGCAGCGGCACCGGGCCGCGCCCGCGCGGTCGCCGTCGCGGTGGCGACGCCTCGATCCCGGCGCGCGCAGGGCTGAATCGATTCGAGTGGGACCTGCGCACGCAAGGCATCGTGTCGTTCCCCGGCATGATCCTGTGGGGCGCCGGCACGGCCGGACCAGCGGTGCCGCCGGGACGTTACACCGCACGCCTGACGGCCGACAACCGCGTTGCCACCGCACCGCTGGTGGTGAAGCGGAACCCGTGGATCACCGACGTGACCGACGCCGACCTCGCGGCGCAGTACCAGTTCGGCCGCCGCGTGCGTGACAAGGCCACCGAGGCCAATCGGGCCGTGATCGCAGTGCGCAACATGAAGGCGCAGCTCGCGGACCGGCAGAAGAAGGCAGCCGACGATGCCGCGCTGAAGGCGGCCGGTGCGACGCTGGTGACGAATGCGAGCGTGGTCGAGGACAGTGTGTACCAGGTGCGCAACCAGAGCGGCCAGGACCCGCTGAACTTCCCGATCCGCGTGAACAACCGCCTCGCGACGCTGCTCTCGATGGCCGAGCGTGGCGATGGTCGGCCGACGACCAACATGCCCGAGATCTTCGGCATCCTGACGACGCAGCTCGGTCGCTACACCACGCGCCTGAACCAGATCTGGGCGACGGACCTTGCGGCGGTGAACAGGGAGCTGACGCGCCTGCGACTGGCCCCGATCGATCCGGAGTGTGCGAAGGCCGAGGGGTGCACGGCCACGCCATGA